The DNA sequence GGCATGAACCTTTTGTTAGTCGCGTTTTTTCTATATTTATTCGCGGCAATTGCGTTCATCGTATCGATCACGGGCCAGAAGTGGCGTTCTAAAGGCACAGATGTCGGCAAACGGCTCGGAACCGTCGGCATTGTGTTAACGCTGTTGGCACTTTTGTGCCACGCGAGCTTTATTGTCTACCGCATTTTCGTCGGTGGTTTTTTTCCGACGAGTAACATGTTTGAGTTCATGTCGTTTCTCGGTTTTTGTATTGCCGTCGCCTTCGTGCTCATTTACAAATTGTACAAAGTACGAGTCATCGGCGCGTTCGCGCTACCGCTCGTACTCGTCTTAATCGGGTACGCTTCCGTGTTCCCGACGGAAATTAAGCCGCTCGTGCCGTCGTTACAAAGTTCCTGGCTGTATATCCACGTGACGTTAGTCGCCCTCGGCAACGGGGCGTTTGGCGTTGCCTTTGTCGCCGGGCTCATTTATTTGATTCGTACCGTCGACCGCAAAACGCAGCGCGCGAGTGCCTTTTTTCTCGAAGCGATTCTCGCCATGGTCATTATGGTCATCGCTTTTGTCGGGCTGTCGTTTGCGTTTGAAGGGCTAGTCGGTTACGAGGCGTCGTATGAGCACACGGTCGTCGACGCGAATACGCAAAAAGAGCGAGTCGTCGTCGATCGCTATGACTTACCTCCGATTTTCATTCAGAAAGACGCGAAAGCAATCGAAACGCAGCCGTTTTTAGGAATGGAAATGGGTTGGATTGAGACATCCTTTTTGAATGCGCGCAAGTTGAATTCCCTCGTTTGGTCAATCGCCGTCGGGCTCCTTTTGTACGGGCTCATCCGCTTAATCGCGCGCAAACCGCTTGGGGAAGCGCTGAAGAAGGGGCTAGTCAAAGGGATTGATGCGGAAACGGCCGAAGAAATTAGTTACCGCGCCATCGCGATTGGCTATCCGATCTTTATTCTCGGCGGCCTCATCTTTGCGTCTATTTGGGCGCACTACGCGTGGGGGCGCTTCTGGGGTTGGGATCCGAAAGAGGTTTGGGCGCTTATTACGTTTTTATTTTACAGTTTGTATTTGCACCTCCGGCTTTCCCGTGGTTGGCATGGCAAAAAATCTGCCTGGTTTGCCGTCGCCGGGTTTGTCGTCGTCATGTTTAACTTAGTTGTCGTCAATTTGGTCATCGCCGGCTTACATTCATACGCATAACCGATCTAGGGGCACCTTGGCGGTTAGACGTTCAGAAGTTAATCTGCGATTTTTAGGGCGGTTACCACGCATTCATACACTTGACCGATAACGTGGTATACTAACAAGAGTAGTGAAGGAGCTAGCACAGTGGCGGCAGACGGTGTGCCGTAAGCCGCCAGCTAGTATATAAATATTAATTAAAGTTGCAACGATGTTGAGGAAGGTGTATTCAAGTGGCTGAAAAAGAACGTATTCTCGTTGTCGATGATGAGGATCGCATTAGACGTCTGCTTCGGATGTATTTGGAGAGGGAGGATTACCTCATCGAGGAGGCAGCGGACGGCGATACCGCCTTACGCATGGCGTTAGAAACGGACTACGACCTCATCTTGCTCGACTTAATGTTACCTGGGATGGATGGGATCGAAGTTTGTGAGGAACTGCGCAAAAAGAAGGCGACTCCTGTCATCATGTTGACGGCGCGCGGTGAGGAAAGTAACCGGGTACAAGGGTTTGAAGTCGGTGCCGACGACTACGTCGTCAAACCGTTCAGTCCGCGCGAGATCGCCTATCGGGTAAAGGCGCTTCTTAGACGCTCGTCGACGACGGCATATTTATCAATGGAACCGAACGCGAGCAACACAATCGTCTTTCCGGACTTAACGATTGACCACGATGCGCATCGCGTCACCGCCGGCGGCCATGAAGTGAATTTAACGCCGAAGGAGTACGAGTTATTGCACTATTTGGCACAATCTCCGGATAAAGTGTTCTCGCGTGAACAATTGCTAAAAGACGTGTGGAACTATGAGTTTTTCGGCGATTTGCGCACGGTAGACACACACATTAAGCGGTTGCGGGAAAAATTAAACAAAGTATCCCCGCCAACGGCGAGCATGATTGCCACAGTGTGGGGTGTAGGATATAAATTAGAGGTTCCGAAAGAGTGATTTGGCGCAGTGTAGTCGGGAAGCTATGGATGACGATTATCGGTTTGGTCAGTGTCGTCTTGCTGATCCTTGTCGGGTTGTTGATGCAGTTTTTAGATCAGTTTTACCAACAACAACAAGAGCATGAATTGACGCGCTTGTCGCGTGACGTGTCGGACATGATCGAGTCGTACGGTAAAACCGACAGTTTAGAGTCGCGACATCACGTGTTGGAGATGGCGCAGCAACTGCTTCCCGCATATGAAACACATATGGTCGTGTTGACGAAAGAAGACGGCAAAATCAAACAAATGCCGTTCCTTAAACACACCGACTATCCGACGATCCCACTCGAAACACTTTTAGACCGCAAAAATTTCGATATTGAGAAAGTATTTGCCGGGGAAGAGCAAAAATTGCGCGGCCCGTTAAATGTGAAAGAAAACGGACACGACGAAAGTATTCCTCATTTAACGATTGCCGAGCCGATTCACGGGACGACTGGCGTGATCGGGGCACTCGTGCTTTATCAGCCGCTGTCCCAGTTGGAGGAGACGATGCAGCGGACGAAGGAGCTCGTCTTTTACGCGGCGCTCATCGGCATTTTCATGACGACTATTTTTGCTTTCTTTTTGTCGTCACGCGTTTCCCAGCCGCTCATGCAAATGAAGCAAGCGGCGGACAAAGTTGCGAAAGGGAACTTCAATTACCGCATCCCGATTCGTACGAACGACGAGATCGGCGACTTGGCGCAGACGTTTAACCGGATGGGCTCTAAGTTGGAGGAAACGATTCACGCCCTTTCACAAGAAAAAGAGCAACTTTCCTCCGTGCTAAAAAGTATGGCCGACGCTGTCATTACGGCCGACGCGAAAGGGCAAGTGATCATTACGAACCCGCCAGCACAGCATTTGCTCGAGACGTGGTCGAGCGACCACAAGGAGGAAACGCATAAGCTGCTCCCTAACGCGCCCCTGCCGGAGCCGCTCGCGGAGACGTTCAATCAAGTGGTGCGCGGGGAAAAAGAGTACATGACAGATATCGTCGTGCACGGCCGCACGTGGGCCGTCGTGATGGCTCCCCTGTATGCAGGTGAGCAACTGCGCGGCGTCGTCGCCGTGTTGCGCGATGTGACGGAAGAACGACGGACGGACAAGTTGCGTAAAGACTTTGTCGCTAATGTATCGCACGAATTGCGCACGCCGCTGGCGATGTTGCAAGGGTATAGTGAAGCGCTGCTCGACGAGATCGCGCAATCGCCGGAAGACCGTAAAGAGTTAACGCAAATCATTCACGACGAGTCGTTGCGCATGGGGCGGTTAGTGAAAGAGCTGTTAGATTTGGCGTTAATGGAAGCGGGCACGGTGCGCATTCAGCCGCACGAAATGACCGCTCAAGAGCTCGTCCTGCGCGTCGTACGCAAGTTCCAAGGACTCGCACAAGAAAAAGGGCTGACGGTTGAGGCGAAGGTAACAGAGGAACCGCTGCGCGTTCGGCTAGACGAAGACAGTATCGAGCAAGTGTGTATTAATCTAATCGAAAATGCGATTCGCCATACGCCGGAAGGCGGGACGATTACGCTGTCGGTCGATCCGTCGAAAGAAGGGGTCGTCTTCAAAGTGCGCGACACGGGAAGCGGCATTCCGGAACAAGACTTGCCCTTCGTCTTTGAACGGTTTTATAAAGCGGATAAGGCGCGCACGCGCAGTCGCTCCGGCACGGGGTTAGGACTGTCGATCGCCAAACACATCGTGGAAGCGCACGGCGGTACGATCTCGGTCGAAAGTACAGTAGGCGAAGGGACGACATTTACACTGCGCATACCGAATGTTAGCGAGGGTGAGTGAGGCGCGATAGGCGAACCGTGAGGGCGAGCTGCAAAGGACGGCGCAGTATAACAACCGTTGAGTAACCGCGCAGCGAGAGATGTGCGACGCAGGTCGTTGTGTCGCAGGTCGTGGTGTCAAGCAACCACCGTGACGTTGACCTTGAATGGGCGATCTGTGAATGACGTTTGTGAATGGTTTGGTGTTAGTTGTAGTGTAGTTTAGTTGTACTGTAGTTTAGGTGTATGTGGTGACGCGTATAAAGGCGCTTATAAATAGCACGAGATGAAGAGGCGAGCTCTGATTGGCGGGAGCTCGCCTTTTTTGGGTGCGCCCAAGGTGAAAGTCTCGCAGAATGCACACTGTTGCCGCTAGTTGGATAATGGGGCAGATATGTAGTATAGGTGTGGAAAGATAGCACCCTTATATAGGAAACTAAAAAGTAAGCAAGGTGACATTGTATGCGAAATCTCCTTTTGTGAGATTTTTTGGTCAGAAGTGCAAAAAAGGTATTGAAAGGTCAGTACAATAGCTTATATTAGACTTATGGGTTAATAATGCGTAATTAAATGATTAATAATTGATTTGTATAGAGACAATGGTCTACGAAGGAGGGCGGGTGCTAATGGGTAATGAGACAACCACATCGAATGACACATTAAAGGCTCATGAGGTGTCTGAGGCTATAGCTGATGAAACAAAACTAAACGCGTTAGAAAAATCGCTTTTGGAAGCGTATCAACAACCCGAGAAAATAGCGGATTTTTATCGGCTATTGGCCGAGTCCGAGTTGTGCGTCTTAGGCACTCTCGAGGAAGGGACGGGAGCCACAGGAGAAAGTGAGATGCTCCTTCACCTGCAATACGTGGAAGAAGGCGGGAAGCTGCTGCTGCCGATTTTTTCTTCTCTGCACGCGCTCGAGCAATTTATTGCCGAAGACTCGCCGTACGTGGAGCTGCCTGCTCGTGAGTTGTTGCAAGTGGTAGACGATGAGGCGATCGTCGTCATGAATCCAGGGACCGTCCTTTCGAAAATATTCGTGCCGGAGGAAATGGCGCGTATCTTAAGCGGTGAGATTCTAGAGTTGTTTGCACCGGAGAATATGACGCTTGCACCGGAGCAAATGACGTCAGAGGCACTTGGGAACCCACCGGATGAGCCGCAAGAGAATCGCCGCTGAAGCATAATTGGTAGTGAGTAATCACTAGGGATAACCGCTGGGATTAATTGCCAAAGGTCATTACTAGAAAGCAATCGTAAACAAATAAATTACCGAAACAAGGTAATTACCGAAAATAATCGTTGTCCACGAGATACATCGACGCCGAAAGAGGTGAACGCCGATGAGTTATGATTCACGTATCAATCATCTACAACAAGTGATTGCCGAGCTGACACATGCCCCAAAAGTTGAGGCTGTCGACCTTTCCCCTGCCGATGCATCGAATTGGGACAATAGTTTGTCGCAAGGGGCCTACCGCCAACTCACGCGGGAGCTAGACGACTACTTCTCGTTGTGCGAGGACTACGTCGGTTATTGTGTCCAAGCGTTAAGGCGACGATTGGCACAAGTCGAACAGCAAAAACAGGATGAATATACGCGACATCAAGCGATTTTGTCGGCAAAAACGAATGCAAAGGAACGCAGTGACTATCTCGCGAATACACCGATGGATCCGAGTGTGAAGGCGATGCTTTCGGGTGCTATGTGGTAGGGAAGGGAAAAAACCTATTCTATAGTGGGAGGCGATGTCAGTGGAAACTGTCATTAGCGGTGGGGCTAGTCGAGGCGCGGCCACCATCCTATACGATGCGACTGCTTCAAGGGGAGGCATCCGTAAGGTTCAAAGTGCCTTAGCGAACTATCGCACGTCGACGGAACAGCTGAGTGTCACGTTTAACCGTGTGTTAGAAGAGTTGAAAGGTGAGACGGCCCAATCGTTCAAAAGTACCGCCCAGGATTACATCCAAACCGCACAAATGGCGGAAGAATACTTGCAGGTTTTTATTGATCTGATGTATTTAGTCGATGACCAGCTGAGCCAGTCCGAACAGGAAAGTCAACACATGATGAATCGCATCTCTCTATAAAATTGGCACCGCCCCTCTAGAAAACAGCATCTTTCTTAGGGACAGTTGCGATACTTGTAGGATTTGAACAAAAGTTAAAAGGGGTAGGGGCACAGCAATGGATGTAAGCCCTTTATTTGGGGGTTTACTGGTTGGGAAGCTTACAGTGGTCTGAAAGACTGACAGTGGGGAGGGGGATTCGCGTGGCGGAACAAATCCTAATCAGTCCGGCACGGATGAAAGAACTGCATACGGCAATTGAACGGGGAACGACGGATGTGCAGCAAATGATCGATGGGCTCGTCGACTACAAAGGGCTACTCGACGCCCAAGGCATCAGTGAAAGCAGCCTTGTGTCTACATACAACTATTGCGACGCGCTCATTAGTATGATGGAGCTTTTGTCCGACAGTTTACAGCTACTAGGGGAAAACGCTACGCAAATTAGCGAAACCTTTCGCGCGACCGATGAAGACCTGGCGATGGTCCCTTGTCGTGACGGGTAGCGATTAGCGTGGTGGAATGTGCCCACCGAATGTGTTGATTGAATGTGTCGTCAACAGAAACGAAAAAGTAATTGCTCGCTTAAAATCGACAGCATTAAAGACTCAACAGGACACCCAGAAACGGCCAACAGGATGAGCCGACGGAGAAGAAGCGAGTGAAACCTTTCATTAAGAATCAGGTAACTACGTAAAGAGGTGATCCTATGAGTCGACTTGTCGTTCGCACCGCGCCAATTGGGGACTATTTGCGGGAAGGGTATAATAAATACTCGCGGCAAGGAGATATTCTTGCAGAGTACTTAACGATCTTAAAGCGCGCGCGAAAAGTTCTTGCTCCAGAAGATTTAGCCGTGGTAGACTATGAAATAAGCACCCTAGAAAAGAAGGCAGCCCACTACATCGACGACATCTTCCCCCAACTCCACCAGCTGCCAATCGCCACCAAGCCGATCGAACCTTACGAAGAAGCCGTGAGCCGTATCCAGCAGTTCGTCTACGACCATCAAATCCCGACATTCATCACCGAAATTAACAAGATCCATCCGATCAACCGAACGAGAGCGCCGGAAGGTGTCGGCGAATTCGGTGAAGACGGTTTAGAAGTGGAAGCGGTTGACGGGGAGGGAGAGGTGGACGACGCTTCACTGCTCGAGAGTATTCTAGCCGGGATTTGGGACGGCGTCAAAAACGTGCTGATCGACACGTGGGAAGGCCTGATCGCTCTATTTGACCCTGACACATGGCGCGCCATCGCAGAAGCCCTCGCGGATCCAATTGCTACGTTAGAGAACATTTGGGAGACTATTTCCGACTCATTCCAGGAGATGGTCATTGACGGCGATGCGCGCAGTCGGGCAGAGTGGTTTACGTATGCCGTAGGGACAGTCGTAGCGTCTGTGATCGGGACGAAGGGTGCAGATAAGGTTGCAGCAGCGACTAAACTTGTTACTAAATCGACAAAGCTACCGGAATTAGCTTCTAAAGCTAAAGTGAAAACGGGGATTGCCAAGCAGAAAGTTGCGCATCATGTGAGGAAGTCTTTGGAGCAGTCGCGACAAAAGTTCGGGGAGTTAAAACACGCCATTTGTGATTTGAAGAATTCTAGGCGCTTTGTAACGCCCGATGGACAGGTTTATCGAATTTCTCCTCGGGATGTGGATCCACCAAATCCTAGTAGATCGAATACAAGAAAAAGAGGAAGAAATAAACCTAAGGAATATGGGATTCCTGATTCTACTGAAGTTATTTGGGATAAAAGTGGTAAAATAATTAAATACATTACATATGGATCTGACGGAAAAATAATAAAGGAGGTTAGAATCGTAGGAAAGGATCACGGTTCAATTCCAAGACCAAATGTAAAGGAGCCAAATTACAATATCAACCCTATAACGGGGGAAAAATTTCAAAATGACTATAAGGTAAGAGCTGTACGACCAGACGAATTGCCCAGGAATATCAGGAAATAAGGGGGTAAGGAAATGTTTAAAGATGAATTAATCAAGGAATTTGTCGATTGGAAAAATGCAAATCCACAAGGATTTAACTGGTGGAACTATGTAAATATAAAGGCGGATTTACAAACCGCGCTGGCATTTGCACGATTTTTTTACCCTGATATCATTGAGATCGATGGTCTATTTTTATTAAAGGATAAGTTTTCCCAGAAAAATTATGAGTCATGGCGCAACGAGTGCAAGGGAGATAAAAAATGTATAGAAAAGATGATGAATCTATATCAGGTCGATGACTTTTTCCACATCAATACCGATGATGACGGGAATATAGAAGAACAGGTTAGGGTCCTTGGAAATATATTAAAGACTTTTTGGTCCATGAGCTTCAAAGACAGATTTCCGGATAGATGTATTAAAGTTATGGTTTTTGAAGATGGTGGAGATTATTTCATTACCGTGTTTGAAGGCTCTTAAACCCTTGACACATAGGTGTGTTGATGAACTTGACTTGCCTACGCAAGCCCCCTTCTGAAATCTCTCGGAGCTGGCAAGGGAAAATTGTATTTCGAAAACGGGTGTCTGAAATGGATTGATCTATCAGAGAAATCATCAGTTCAGTCATGGGCCTGTTTTTACTAACCGAACTTTGATAGGCCTGCCCAAAGATTCGGTTATTTTTCCTTGATAATAAGCACCCCAGAAAATAAGGCAGCCCACTACATCAACGACATTTTCCCCCAACTACACCAGGTGCCGATTGAAGGTTCTTCTCAATACTTGGAAGGGACTTATCGGTCTACTCGATTTGGACACGTGGCGGGCAATTGCAGAAGCGCTTGCGGATCCATGGCAAGCATTAAAGGATATTTGGGAGACCATTTCAGACTCGTTTTAAGAGATGGTCATTAACGCCGACGCGCGTAGTCGGGCGGAATGGTTTACTTATGCTGTAGGTA is a window from the Numidum massiliense genome containing:
- the ccsA gene encoding cytochrome c biogenesis protein CcsA, with the translated sequence MNLLLVAFFLYLFAAIAFIVSITGQKWRSKGTDVGKRLGTVGIVLTLLALLCHASFIVYRIFVGGFFPTSNMFEFMSFLGFCIAVAFVLIYKLYKVRVIGAFALPLVLVLIGYASVFPTEIKPLVPSLQSSWLYIHVTLVALGNGAFGVAFVAGLIYLIRTVDRKTQRASAFFLEAILAMVIMVIAFVGLSFAFEGLVGYEASYEHTVVDANTQKERVVVDRYDLPPIFIQKDAKAIETQPFLGMEMGWIETSFLNARKLNSLVWSIAVGLLLYGLIRLIARKPLGEALKKGLVKGIDAETAEEISYRAIAIGYPIFILGGLIFASIWAHYAWGRFWGWDPKEVWALITFLFYSLYLHLRLSRGWHGKKSAWFAVAGFVVVMFNLVVVNLVIAGLHSYA
- a CDS encoding response regulator transcription factor; the encoded protein is MAEKERILVVDDEDRIRRLLRMYLEREDYLIEEAADGDTALRMALETDYDLILLDLMLPGMDGIEVCEELRKKKATPVIMLTARGEESNRVQGFEVGADDYVVKPFSPREIAYRVKALLRRSSTTAYLSMEPNASNTIVFPDLTIDHDAHRVTAGGHEVNLTPKEYELLHYLAQSPDKVFSREQLLKDVWNYEFFGDLRTVDTHIKRLREKLNKVSPPTASMIATVWGVGYKLEVPKE
- a CDS encoding ATP-binding protein: MIWRSVVGKLWMTIIGLVSVVLLILVGLLMQFLDQFYQQQQEHELTRLSRDVSDMIESYGKTDSLESRHHVLEMAQQLLPAYETHMVVLTKEDGKIKQMPFLKHTDYPTIPLETLLDRKNFDIEKVFAGEEQKLRGPLNVKENGHDESIPHLTIAEPIHGTTGVIGALVLYQPLSQLEETMQRTKELVFYAALIGIFMTTIFAFFLSSRVSQPLMQMKQAADKVAKGNFNYRIPIRTNDEIGDLAQTFNRMGSKLEETIHALSQEKEQLSSVLKSMADAVITADAKGQVIITNPPAQHLLETWSSDHKEETHKLLPNAPLPEPLAETFNQVVRGEKEYMTDIVVHGRTWAVVMAPLYAGEQLRGVVAVLRDVTEERRTDKLRKDFVANVSHELRTPLAMLQGYSEALLDEIAQSPEDRKELTQIIHDESLRMGRLVKELLDLALMEAGTVRIQPHEMTAQELVLRVVRKFQGLAQEKGLTVEAKVTEEPLRVRLDEDSIEQVCINLIENAIRHTPEGGTITLSVDPSKEGVVFKVRDTGSGIPEQDLPFVFERFYKADKARTRSRSGTGLGLSIAKHIVEAHGGTISVESTVGEGTTFTLRIPNVSEGE
- a CDS encoding SseB family protein yields the protein MGNETTTSNDTLKAHEVSEAIADETKLNALEKSLLEAYQQPEKIADFYRLLAESELCVLGTLEEGTGATGESEMLLHLQYVEEGGKLLLPIFSSLHALEQFIAEDSPYVELPARELLQVVDDEAIVVMNPGTVLSKIFVPEEMARILSGEILELFAPENMTLAPEQMTSEALGNPPDEPQENRR
- a CDS encoding polymorphic toxin type 24 domain-containing protein — protein: MSRLVVRTAPIGDYLREGYNKYSRQGDILAEYLTILKRARKVLAPEDLAVVDYEISTLEKKAAHYIDDIFPQLHQLPIATKPIEPYEEAVSRIQQFVYDHQIPTFITEINKIHPINRTRAPEGVGEFGEDGLEVEAVDGEGEVDDASLLESILAGIWDGVKNVLIDTWEGLIALFDPDTWRAIAEALADPIATLENIWETISDSFQEMVIDGDARSRAEWFTYAVGTVVASVIGTKGADKVAAATKLVTKSTKLPELASKAKVKTGIAKQKVAHHVRKSLEQSRQKFGELKHAICDLKNSRRFVTPDGQVYRISPRDVDPPNPSRSNTRKRGRNKPKEYGIPDSTEVIWDKSGKIIKYITYGSDGKIIKEVRIVGKDHGSIPRPNVKEPNYNINPITGEKFQNDYKVRAVRPDELPRNIRK